A DNA window from Bacteroides cellulosilyticus contains the following coding sequences:
- a CDS encoding nuclear transport factor 2 family protein: MENVNKIFLKVAGIILLMLSPMTVKSQYMTELYLTDVNNDAVKTAAQQNIGKLLTQFNIAYTDSAAVKFEGIDIIPAARKTIEDMWQNSPFRCGETEIIERCLHTHDGNFQVRNLPVFIKDNEGKEEYQEVVINFNKKGTITDFHTAISSNLYVKVIKKGSDVTDLRYRQIILDYVEQFRTAYNTKDMPFLEQIYSDDALIITGKVIKTAPSEMNNFMSKEKVVYNKQSKKEYLTNLARVFKINKRIHVVFDDLKVMKHPAKEGYYGVTLKQGYSSDNYSDIGYLFLLWDFNNPDAPQIHVRTWQPEMLNATTKLPEEEIFTCNDFDIK, from the coding sequence ATGGAAAATGTTAACAAGATTTTTTTGAAGGTGGCGGGCATAATACTCTTGATGCTATCGCCAATGACGGTCAAATCACAATACATGACCGAACTCTATCTGACCGATGTGAATAATGATGCAGTGAAAACCGCAGCGCAACAAAACATCGGTAAATTACTGACACAATTCAACATTGCCTATACAGACAGTGCGGCAGTAAAGTTTGAGGGCATAGACATCATACCCGCCGCACGAAAGACAATAGAAGATATGTGGCAAAACTCTCCGTTCCGTTGCGGAGAAACAGAAATCATAGAGCGTTGCCTCCATACTCATGATGGAAATTTTCAGGTACGCAACCTACCTGTATTCATAAAAGATAATGAAGGAAAAGAGGAATATCAGGAAGTTGTGATCAATTTCAACAAGAAAGGCACTATCACTGATTTCCACACGGCCATATCTTCCAACCTTTATGTCAAAGTGATAAAAAAAGGCTCTGACGTTACCGATCTTCGTTATCGGCAAATCATACTGGATTATGTAGAGCAATTCCGAACCGCATACAACACCAAAGACATGCCTTTCCTTGAGCAAATATATAGCGATGACGCACTGATCATTACCGGTAAAGTAATTAAGACAGCACCATCCGAGATGAACAATTTCATGTCGAAGGAAAAGGTTGTTTACAACAAACAGAGCAAGAAGGAATACCTTACCAACCTTGCCAGAGTGTTCAAAATCAATAAACGGATTCATGTGGTATTTGATGACCTTAAGGTAATGAAGCACCCCGCCAAAGAGGGATATTACGGCGTAACACTGAAACAAGGATACTCATCGGACAACTACAGCGATATAGGGTATCTGTTCCTGCTTTGGGATTTCAACAATCCGGATGCACCGCAGATACACGTCCGCACCTGGCAACCTGAGATGCTGAATGCGACCACTAAACTACCGGAAGAAGAAATCTTCACTTGCAACGATTTCGACATTAAATGA
- a CDS encoding fimbrillin family protein, which produces MKKDIIKWMMGYACFLAFVSCSQTEEGMQLRNENGIRFSARIASPATRVTEQAFEPGDNISVFAFTDNQGFLADAYAANVKYSYSDGAFRPAAEEGIAYPTNGGLAFWAIYPYCEQAASTFNFEVAEDQSTAAAYGTSDLMTASTSLTTEQNPALSFYHRLACVKFKCSFEEAEEKVVSITVNNVQKNVSIDLSNNTYEGAGEMISGLLPYRNDDGSYKILLPPQTIATGTSFMVVHTTAGKEYTWKVPRDLQLASGCRYTYNLKVSAGREIVFSSSINPWNQEEKDVKKRVKQMIWEGWSAGELLDGNAYNYKYDEQGRLIDCSGPTYGVATGSDSTKISYIANTIIAENKEYIVETDKNPYTRTSRYVYTLDDKGLVIKINDSTSGEPTSESALSYTNGYLTTLTRNTEGSVYSHLFEWTDGKMTKMWIDENHYSTINYTSTAGYKAPFSVCGMIVGIFCETVLDGFFPLPNTYFGNGMEYLPAQTKCIWLGDPPVTETNTYETDADDYVTKLVVEDSYNNYTTYTFTYENIE; this is translated from the coding sequence ATGAAAAAAGACATTATAAAATGGATGATGGGATACGCTTGCTTCTTGGCATTCGTCTCTTGTTCGCAGACTGAAGAGGGTATGCAACTTCGCAACGAAAATGGCATTCGCTTCAGTGCCCGCATCGCCTCGCCGGCAACCAGAGTAACCGAACAGGCTTTTGAACCGGGAGATAACATCAGCGTATTTGCTTTTACGGACAATCAGGGATTCTTGGCAGATGCTTATGCAGCTAACGTGAAGTATAGTTATTCCGACGGTGCTTTCCGCCCTGCGGCAGAAGAAGGCATTGCCTACCCTACAAATGGCGGACTGGCTTTCTGGGCTATCTATCCCTATTGCGAGCAAGCGGCTTCGACTTTCAACTTCGAAGTGGCGGAAGACCAAAGCACGGCAGCCGCCTATGGAACCAGCGACTTGATGACAGCCTCCACAAGCTTGACCACGGAACAGAATCCGGCACTTTCTTTTTATCATCGCCTTGCTTGCGTAAAGTTTAAATGTTCGTTTGAGGAGGCAGAAGAGAAAGTTGTCTCCATTACAGTGAATAATGTGCAGAAAAATGTTTCCATTGATCTGAGTAACAACACGTATGAGGGGGCAGGTGAAATGATATCCGGTCTCTTGCCTTATCGCAACGATGATGGAAGTTACAAAATTCTCCTGCCTCCGCAGACTATTGCAACGGGAACTTCCTTCATGGTTGTTCACACCACTGCGGGAAAAGAATATACATGGAAAGTACCACGCGACTTACAATTGGCATCCGGTTGCCGATATACGTATAATTTGAAGGTTTCTGCCGGTAGGGAGATTGTGTTCTCAAGCAGTATTAATCCTTGGAATCAGGAGGAAAAGGATGTCAAGAAACGAGTGAAACAGATGATATGGGAAGGCTGGTCAGCGGGAGAATTACTTGATGGAAATGCATATAATTACAAATATGATGAGCAAGGACGACTTATAGACTGTAGTGGACCTACCTATGGTGTTGCAACCGGAAGTGATTCCACTAAGATTTCTTATATAGCCAATACTATTATAGCTGAAAATAAAGAGTATATTGTAGAAACTGACAAAAATCCATACACCAGGACAAGTAGATATGTATACACATTGGATGATAAAGGATTAGTCATTAAAATCAATGACTCTACCTCAGGTGAACCTACTTCAGAATCAGCCCTTTCTTACACCAATGGATACTTGACAACATTGACACGCAATACGGAGGGCAGTGTATATTCCCACCTCTTTGAATGGACAGATGGAAAGATGACAAAAATGTGGATAGATGAAAACCATTATTCAACCATAAACTATACTTCAACAGCTGGTTACAAAGCACCCTTTAGTGTTTGTGGAATGATAGTCGGCATCTTCTGCGAAACAGTGTTAGATGGCTTTTTCCCTTTGCCAAATACATATTTTGGAAATGGAATGGAATATTTACCGGCACAAACGAAGTGCATTTGGTTAGGAGATCCTCCTGTTACTGAAACCAATACGTACGAAACCGATGCCGATGACTATGTTACAAAACTTGTAGTAGAGGATAGCTATAATAACTATACTACCTATACTTTTACCTATGAGAATATTGAGTAA
- a CDS encoding fimbrillin family protein, with translation MKTSLKPKYFPLAVIAALLTACSQNEENILTSSNGVCFTASIGENHTRATEESFEANDAISVFAFKNETGFSGEEYAHNRKYSFQNQQFTADEQNIIKQPTDGSQLSYVAVYPYSEAADAKFNFQVKEDQATGSNYTQSDLMMASTYLTDNQSPTLMFSHCLSSVVINLSFAKAPAGNVSVKITNVSATAAVNLSTATFAGNGETSKSVIAAYNGTNSYKAILPPQTTSAGNTGIEIIVGDATPLSYKFPETIEWKSGIRYNYTFYIDEDGTIHTTPTVTTTKRLKKHIFELLESEVQDNAIYGFSLPYQIEFYYDEKGRLSKLIMDTMNEEGSPNTYTESLTYSEQNIKVVEDNNGDYICHTTCNIDGNNRITQIIDQYEADHIHTTQCSYTNGYLTQIALSCPQAPQDNWIQNNQWENGRITSSEVLDQTTMETMENVTLKYSANSDSYKYPMSAYLLFETELMSLAYLPESYLGTKTNGIPIETIEYDTNSRHTYRCTYTIEADEDSYITKLIETCIETDKNGNVIGREAGSITFIYEEVVTN, from the coding sequence ATGAAAACATCTTTAAAACCAAAATATTTCCCCCTGGCGGTTATAGCAGCACTCCTTACCGCATGCAGTCAAAACGAAGAGAACATCTTGACAAGTTCAAACGGAGTATGTTTCACTGCTTCTATCGGAGAAAACCACACACGTGCCACAGAAGAATCATTCGAAGCAAACGATGCAATCAGTGTCTTTGCTTTCAAGAACGAGACTGGATTCAGTGGAGAAGAATACGCCCACAACAGAAAGTACAGCTTTCAGAACCAACAATTCACTGCGGACGAGCAAAATATAATTAAGCAACCCACAGATGGAAGCCAACTCTCATACGTAGCGGTCTATCCATATAGCGAAGCGGCTGATGCAAAATTCAATTTTCAAGTGAAAGAGGATCAAGCGACAGGAAGCAATTACACCCAGTCCGACTTGATGATGGCCTCCACTTACCTTACTGACAACCAATCTCCTACCCTAATGTTCAGTCATTGCCTGTCAAGCGTTGTGATAAATCTTTCTTTTGCAAAAGCACCGGCAGGAAATGTCAGCGTAAAGATTACAAATGTCTCTGCCACCGCCGCCGTAAATTTGTCAACCGCCACTTTTGCCGGGAACGGTGAGACAAGCAAGTCAGTGATTGCCGCTTACAACGGAACAAATAGCTATAAAGCGATTCTTCCTCCACAAACAACGAGTGCGGGAAATACAGGCATTGAGATTATTGTTGGAGATGCCACGCCTTTGTCTTATAAGTTTCCGGAAACTATCGAATGGAAGTCGGGGATTCGATACAACTACACGTTCTATATAGATGAAGATGGAACTATCCATACAACACCCACCGTCACTACAACAAAGCGACTTAAAAAGCATATCTTTGAGTTATTGGAAAGCGAAGTGCAAGATAATGCAATATATGGTTTTAGCCTTCCGTATCAAATTGAGTTCTATTACGATGAAAAAGGAAGACTCTCTAAACTGATTATGGATACAATGAATGAAGAAGGTTCACCTAACACCTATACCGAAAGCTTAACGTATTCAGAGCAAAATATTAAAGTCGTTGAAGACAATAATGGAGATTATATCTGCCATACAACTTGTAATATAGATGGAAACAATAGAATAACCCAAATAATAGACCAATATGAAGCTGATCACATACACACAACTCAATGCTCATATACAAACGGATATCTGACTCAAATAGCATTGTCGTGTCCCCAAGCCCCACAAGATAATTGGATACAAAACAACCAATGGGAAAACGGGAGAATAACAAGTTCTGAGGTTTTAGACCAGACAACGATGGAAACTATGGAGAATGTCACACTAAAGTATTCTGCAAACTCTGATTCTTACAAATATCCAATGTCAGCATATCTTCTTTTTGAAACCGAGTTAATGTCATTAGCATATCTTCCAGAATCTTATTTGGGAACAAAGACAAACGGGATTCCTATTGAAACGATAGAATATGATACAAACTCCCGTCATACATATCGATGCACTTACACAATTGAAGCTGACGAAGACAGCTATATAACCAAACTAATCGAAACTTGTATAGAAACGGATAAGAATGGAAATGTTATAGGCAGAGAGGCCGGCTCTATAACCTTCATTTATGAAGAAGTAGTAACAAATTAA
- a CDS encoding transglutaminase domain-containing protein translates to MKERLYSCLGVLLLCISTSIVYGRTISSTAMPALAPGKIPEEYTYSVDSLALYIDSHYDEEKSKVQAVYTWITSNLSYNVYTTFTSRNEVYSEAQELKNTLLTREGVCRQFALLFTRIVEKMGIPAFVINGYTRSKAGVVMPEPHDWCAAKIGAQWYLYDPTFGMGYIDNYQFVQAQSMKYCHVPAEESIQTHMPYDPIWQLLAYPYPYQEFDKGTFQQKPENPFCNFNDSIQKYLRQPRLNQLISACDRVLRNGQANRLTQYYLQLTQANIGVYRQREVYDIYNKTIKLQNQGCDLLSDFILYRKNGLKPRKSAKEMCGKVDKALQTAIAADSLLHTARNIPQQYASAVRNLQTSISELIEEINRQKVFIDEHSKGS, encoded by the coding sequence ATGAAAGAAAGATTATATTCATGTTTAGGAGTATTGTTACTGTGCATCTCTACAAGTATAGTATATGGCCGGACGATATCGTCCACTGCAATGCCCGCCCTTGCTCCCGGAAAGATTCCTGAAGAATATACCTATTCTGTCGACTCGCTTGCGTTGTATATAGACAGTCATTATGACGAAGAGAAAAGTAAGGTGCAGGCCGTGTATACCTGGATTACTTCTAACTTGAGCTACAATGTCTATACCACCTTTACTTCCCGTAATGAAGTTTATAGCGAAGCGCAAGAACTGAAGAATACACTGCTCACCCGTGAAGGTGTCTGCCGTCAATTCGCTTTGCTTTTTACGAGAATCGTTGAAAAGATGGGGATTCCCGCTTTTGTCATCAATGGTTATACCAGAAGCAAAGCCGGCGTCGTCATGCCCGAACCGCATGATTGGTGTGCCGCTAAGATCGGCGCGCAATGGTATCTGTACGACCCGACATTCGGGATGGGATATATAGATAATTACCAATTTGTACAGGCGCAAAGCATGAAATATTGCCATGTACCGGCCGAAGAATCGATTCAGACACACATGCCCTACGATCCTATATGGCAGTTGCTGGCTTATCCTTACCCCTATCAGGAATTCGACAAAGGAACTTTTCAACAAAAACCGGAAAATCCGTTCTGTAACTTTAACGATTCTATACAAAAGTATCTGCGACAACCACGTTTGAATCAGCTAATCTCTGCTTGTGACCGTGTGCTGAGAAATGGGCAGGCCAACAGGCTTACCCAATACTACCTGCAACTGACACAAGCAAACATTGGCGTATATCGCCAGCGTGAAGTATATGACATTTATAACAAGACAATAAAACTTCAGAACCAAGGGTGTGATCTCCTCAGCGACTTTATCCTTTATCGCAAAAACGGATTGAAACCCCGAAAGAGTGCAAAGGAGATGTGTGGAAAAGTGGACAAAGCCCTACAAACAGCCATTGCAGCGGACAGTTTACTCCATACAGCACGTAATATCCCCCAACAATATGCTTCGGCCGTACGGAATTTACAAACCTCCATCAGTGAATTGATAGAAGAGATAAATAGACAAAAGGTATTTATAGATGAGCATTCAAAAGGTTCTTAA
- a CDS encoding methyltransferase RsmF C-terminal domain-like protein → MDLPVSFADRTRSLLGDEEYNKLTDALNDEQPVSIRLNEEKLPNSSFSLFHTSFGRVPWSATGIYLDRRLTFTFDPLFHAGCYYVQEASSMFVEQVLKQYIGETPSVMLDLCAAPGGKSTHARSVLPTGSLLVANEVIRNRSQILAENLTKWGHPGVVVTNNDPADFADLEDFFDVILTDVPCSGEGMFRKDPVAVSEWSPENVEICWQRQRRIISDIWPSLKPGGLLIYSTCTYNTQEDEENIRWMRDEFGAEILPVDALTAWNITGNLLAGEDFPVYRFLPHRTKGEGFFLAVLRKPEEGSLQTGYKSTSAQGKKKMASSVSKEQLAVARGWLLSPDDYELSVNGTNITAFPKEYLPELSSLQQSLRVIQAGVALAEMKGKDLIPNHALAMSQILRDDTFPHEEVSYEQAIAYLRKEAIVLSAEAPRGYVLLTYNYIPLGFVKNIGNRANNLYPQEWRIRSGYLPEEILILSGKYNL, encoded by the coding sequence ATGGACTTACCCGTATCTTTTGCAGACCGTACACGTTCCCTCCTGGGAGATGAAGAATATAATAAACTGACAGACGCTCTGAATGACGAGCAGCCTGTAAGTATCCGGCTGAATGAAGAAAAACTACCCAATTCTTCATTCAGTCTTTTTCATACCTCTTTCGGGCGTGTGCCCTGGTCAGCAACAGGTATCTACCTTGACCGTCGATTGACGTTTACCTTCGATCCGTTGTTTCATGCCGGATGTTACTATGTGCAGGAGGCATCTTCCATGTTTGTGGAGCAAGTATTAAAGCAGTATATCGGTGAAACGCCTTCCGTGATGCTTGACCTTTGCGCCGCTCCCGGTGGAAAATCTACTCATGCCCGCAGTGTATTGCCTACAGGCAGCCTGTTGGTAGCAAACGAAGTAATTCGTAACCGTTCGCAAATCCTGGCGGAGAATCTGACGAAGTGGGGGCATCCTGGTGTGGTTGTAACCAATAACGATCCGGCAGACTTCGCTGATCTGGAAGACTTCTTCGATGTCATACTGACCGATGTTCCCTGTTCCGGTGAAGGTATGTTCCGTAAAGATCCCGTTGCCGTCAGCGAGTGGAGTCCGGAGAATGTGGAAATCTGCTGGCAACGTCAACGACGTATCATCTCCGATATATGGCCCAGTCTGAAACCGGGCGGATTGCTTATCTATAGCACTTGCACGTATAATACGCAGGAAGATGAAGAAAATATCCGCTGGATGCGTGATGAATTCGGTGCAGAGATACTTCCGGTAGATGCTCTGACAGCGTGGAACATTACCGGAAACTTGCTTGCTGGTGAAGATTTTCCTGTATATCGTTTTCTGCCTCACCGTACAAAGGGTGAAGGTTTTTTCCTTGCCGTACTTCGTAAACCGGAGGAGGGTAGTCTGCAAACCGGGTATAAATCAACTTCTGCACAAGGAAAGAAAAAGATGGCTTCCAGTGTTTCCAAAGAGCAACTGGCCGTTGCTCGGGGTTGGCTTCTTTCTCCGGATGATTATGAACTTTCAGTAAACGGAACGAATATCACGGCTTTTCCAAAAGAATATCTGCCGGAACTGTCGTCTTTGCAGCAATCTCTTCGTGTCATTCAGGCGGGTGTTGCCCTTGCCGAAATGAAGGGGAAGGACTTGATTCCTAATCATGCCCTTGCCATGAGCCAAATACTGCGTGATGATACTTTTCCCCATGAAGAAGTGTCGTATGAGCAGGCTATTGCTTATTTGCGTAAAGAGGCGATCGTGCTTTCCGCAGAAGCTCCACGTGGATATGTGTTGTTGACTTATAACTATATTCCTTTAGGTTTTGTGAAGAATATAGGCAACCGCGCTAATAATCTTTATCCGCAAGAGTGGAGGATACGTAGCGGATATTTGCCGGAAGAGATATTAATCTTATCAGGGAAGTACAACCTATAG
- a CDS encoding TonB-dependent receptor: MKKYIFFVVGVMCTLLSHTAYAIDLNKSDANIIGHILEKKTGEHLPYMTVALKGTTIGTMTDGTGHYFLKNLPEGEFILSVSAVGYKPQERKVTLKRGKTLEENFELEEDMVALDGVVVTANRNETARRLAPTLVKVVTPKLFDMTNSHTLSQGLVFQPGVRVENDCQNCGYSQVRINGMDGKYTQILIDSRPIFSALAGVYGLEQIPANMIERVEVVRGGGSALFGSSAIAGTVNIITKEPLRNSGSFAHSISNFDGSGSFDNNTTLNLSLVSSDNKMGAYIYGQNRHRSAWDSNGDGFSELPKLKNQTVGVNAYYRLSPYSKLNLEYHHMEEFRRGGNRFDLPPHIAEDANLNGSGEPGLVEQIEHSINTGGLKFGAFSKDQKHAFNAYASAQHIVRDSYYSAYGHTTDFTGVLGAQYIYHFDKLFFMPSDLTGGVEFNHDNLDDKATDMQKYRDAALAEDPTATGDRLQQLIDKYTPDPLKQIVNIASAYVQNEWKSEQWSFLIGGRLDKNSIMSKAIFSPRANIRYNPTQDINIRFSYAEGFRAPQAFDEDLHISNVGGGLISIVRAKDLKEERSRSVNASMDWYHYFGDFQANLLIEGFFTKLSDPFVLTAPIEDPNGSGYLIQTRVNGSGAKVYGGTLEGKIAWRDKIQLQAGLTVQRSLYDSPEEWSADKEHLSDEERHSDRILRTPDVYGYFTATFNPTKALSVALNGNYTGQMYVPHLMSEVDGTADLLVKSPDFFELGAKVAYDIDFSGMCLQFNVGVQNIFNSYQKDFDKGATRDSGYIYGPGAPRSYFAGVKLSF; encoded by the coding sequence ATGAAAAAATATATCTTTTTCGTGGTGGGAGTGATGTGTACATTGCTCTCCCACACCGCTTATGCAATTGATTTAAATAAATCTGACGCCAATATCATTGGCCACATATTAGAGAAAAAAACAGGAGAACACCTTCCTTATATGACAGTAGCCCTGAAAGGGACCACTATCGGAACTATGACCGATGGTACCGGACATTATTTTCTGAAGAACCTTCCGGAAGGTGAGTTCATACTCTCCGTCAGTGCCGTAGGTTATAAACCACAAGAACGAAAAGTAACCCTTAAACGGGGTAAGACGCTGGAAGAAAACTTCGAACTGGAAGAAGATATGGTAGCCCTGGATGGCGTAGTTGTTACAGCCAATCGTAATGAAACCGCTCGCCGACTGGCACCTACCTTGGTAAAGGTCGTTACTCCGAAACTATTCGACATGACCAATTCGCATACCTTGTCGCAAGGTCTCGTCTTCCAGCCGGGCGTACGTGTAGAAAACGATTGCCAGAATTGTGGCTACTCACAGGTACGTATCAATGGTATGGATGGGAAATATACACAGATACTGATTGATTCCCGTCCCATCTTTTCTGCATTGGCAGGCGTCTACGGCTTGGAGCAGATTCCCGCTAATATGATAGAGCGTGTGGAAGTGGTACGTGGAGGCGGTTCGGCTCTTTTCGGCTCTTCGGCCATTGCCGGAACAGTGAATATTATCACGAAAGAACCTCTCCGCAACTCAGGTTCGTTTGCCCACTCTATCTCCAATTTTGATGGCTCCGGTTCGTTTGACAATAATACTACGCTTAACCTTTCCCTGGTATCTTCGGATAACAAAATGGGAGCTTACATCTACGGGCAGAACCGCCACCGTTCGGCATGGGATTCCAACGGTGACGGTTTTTCCGAATTACCCAAATTGAAGAACCAGACAGTAGGCGTGAACGCTTATTATAGGCTGAGCCCCTATTCCAAGTTGAATCTGGAATATCATCACATGGAAGAGTTTCGCCGTGGCGGTAACCGCTTTGATCTGCCGCCTCACATTGCCGAAGATGCCAATCTGAATGGTTCCGGCGAACCCGGACTGGTGGAGCAGATCGAACATTCCATCAATACGGGCGGCTTGAAGTTCGGTGCCTTCTCTAAGGATCAGAAGCATGCGTTCAATGCATACGCCTCTGCCCAGCATATCGTGCGCGACAGTTATTACAGTGCCTATGGGCATACCACCGATTTCACCGGCGTATTGGGCGCCCAGTATATCTATCATTTTGATAAGCTCTTCTTCATGCCTTCCGACTTGACGGGTGGAGTAGAATTTAATCATGATAATCTGGACGACAAAGCAACGGATATGCAAAAATATCGGGATGCCGCTTTGGCGGAAGATCCCACTGCAACAGGAGACCGTCTGCAACAGTTGATTGATAAGTATACACCCGATCCCTTGAAACAGATTGTGAACATTGCGAGTGCCTATGTGCAGAATGAATGGAAAAGCGAGCAGTGGAGTTTTCTGATAGGCGGACGTCTGGACAAGAATAGCATTATGAGTAAAGCCATTTTCAGTCCCCGTGCCAATATCCGCTACAACCCTACGCAGGACATAAATATCCGTTTCAGTTATGCTGAAGGTTTCCGTGCTCCGCAGGCTTTCGACGAAGACTTACATATTAGTAATGTGGGAGGCGGGTTGATTTCCATCGTTCGTGCTAAGGATCTGAAAGAAGAACGTTCGCGCAGCGTGAACGCTTCGATGGATTGGTATCATTACTTCGGTGATTTCCAAGCAAATTTGTTGATAGAAGGTTTCTTCACGAAACTCTCCGATCCGTTTGTACTGACAGCACCGATAGAAGATCCGAACGGTAGTGGATATCTGATACAAACCCGTGTCAACGGTTCCGGTGCAAAGGTGTATGGTGGTACATTGGAAGGAAAGATCGCTTGGCGTGATAAAATCCAGTTGCAGGCGGGACTGACCGTGCAACGCAGTCTGTACGATTCTCCCGAGGAGTGGAGTGCAGACAAGGAACATTTGTCGGATGAAGAACGCCATAGCGACCGGATATTGCGTACCCCCGATGTTTATGGTTACTTTACTGCCACTTTCAATCCTACAAAAGCATTGTCTGTAGCCCTGAACGGTAATTATACCGGGCAAATGTATGTGCCTCATTTGATGTCCGAAGTGGATGGTACGGCAGACCTGTTGGTGAAAAGCCCGGATTTCTTCGAACTGGGTGCCAAGGTAGCTTATGATATAGATTTTTCCGGCATGTGCCTGCAATTCAATGTGGGAGTACAGAATATCTTCAACTCCTATCAGAAAGATTTTGATAAAGGAGCCACCCGCGATTCCGGTTACATTTATGGTCCGGGAGCGCCTCGTTCCTACTTTGCGGGAGTCAAGCTTAGTTTTTAG
- a CDS encoding DUF6249 domain-containing protein, translating into MKRIILALIAAMTLCSLVQAKNRTVTENDSLGNKKRVIELRDTTIDGKTVTDTLSIMTYEGSSSDGKSDKGWKHHNGSGWNWDFDLGGKTSETIISVTAIVFIFGLPLLIVFTVFFFNYKNRKAKYRLAEQALSSGQQLPEDFFKNAEKTEDIRTKGIKNIFIGIGLFIFLWAITGNFGVGCVGLLIMFTGFGQLVIYYTQDSNKKNNRER; encoded by the coding sequence ATGAAACGGATAATTTTAGCACTCATCGCCGCCATGACATTATGTTCACTGGTACAGGCAAAAAACAGAACGGTTACAGAAAACGACAGTCTGGGGAACAAAAAACGCGTGATTGAACTGCGCGATACTACCATCGACGGAAAGACAGTAACCGATACGCTCAGCATCATGACCTACGAAGGCAGTAGCTCAGACGGCAAAAGCGATAAAGGATGGAAACACCACAACGGCAGTGGTTGGAACTGGGACTTCGATTTAGGTGGCAAAACCTCTGAAACCATCATTTCAGTTACTGCCATTGTCTTCATCTTCGGTCTGCCGCTACTCATCGTCTTTACGGTATTCTTCTTCAATTACAAAAATCGAAAAGCCAAATACCGCCTTGCAGAACAAGCACTTTCGAGCGGTCAACAACTGCCTGAAGACTTCTTCAAGAATGCGGAGAAAACAGAAGATATCCGTACCAAAGGTATCAAAAACATCTTCATCGGCATCGGATTGTTCATCTTCCTCTGGGCCATTACCGGGAACTTCGGAGTGGGCTGCGTCGGACTGCTGATCATGTTCACCGGATTCGGACAATTAGTTATCTATTATACGCAAGACTCTAATAAAAAGAACAACCGGGAGAGATGA
- a CDS encoding RNA polymerase sigma factor: protein MSQLNDISLVAQVVVFRNTRAFDQLVKKYQSPVRRFFLNLTCGDNELSDDLAQDTFIKAYTNLASFKNLSNFSTWLYRIAYNVFYDYLRSRKETADLDTREVDTRWNTSQDDVGQQMDVYRALATLKEMERTCITLFYMEDQSIEKIAGITGCPAGTVKSHLSRAKEKMATYLKQNGYDGNN, encoded by the coding sequence ATGAGCCAACTCAATGACATATCGTTAGTCGCACAGGTCGTGGTGTTTCGCAACACCAGGGCCTTCGACCAGTTAGTGAAAAAGTACCAGTCGCCCGTGCGACGGTTCTTCCTCAATCTGACTTGCGGCGACAACGAGTTGAGTGACGACCTGGCGCAGGACACGTTTATCAAAGCCTACACCAACCTGGCTTCATTCAAAAACCTGTCCAATTTCTCCACCTGGCTCTACCGTATTGCATATAATGTATTTTATGATTATCTTCGCAGTCGGAAGGAGACAGCCGACCTCGACACCCGGGAAGTGGATACCCGCTGGAACACCAGCCAAGATGACGTAGGACAACAGATGGACGTTTACCGGGCGCTGGCGACACTAAAAGAAATGGAACGAACCTGTATCACCTTGTTCTATATGGAAGATCAGAGCATCGAAAAGATTGCAGGTATCACGGGATGCCCGGCGGGAACAGTCAAAAGCCACCTCTCGCGGGCGAAAGAAAAAATGGCTACCTACTTAAAACAAAATGGTTATGACGGAAACAACTGA
- a CDS encoding DUF5056 domain-containing protein: protein MTETTDDKLLQQFFSDNRKEIEDNGFSRRVMHHLPDRYYRISQLWSLFCFTLAVVLFFVLDGLQLVLGALRETFTSAIQSGAAELDPKSLIIVAVVLVYLGYRKICSLA from the coding sequence ATGACGGAAACAACTGATGATAAACTTTTGCAGCAGTTCTTCTCTGACAATCGGAAAGAGATAGAAGATAACGGCTTCAGCCGTCGCGTGATGCACCACCTGCCCGACCGGTATTACCGGATTTCGCAGTTGTGGAGCTTGTTCTGTTTTACGCTTGCCGTAGTGTTGTTCTTTGTTCTCGACGGCTTGCAGCTGGTGCTGGGGGCCTTACGCGAAACTTTCACCAGCGCCATACAAAGCGGTGCAGCGGAACTAGATCCCAAATCACTGATTATAGTGGCAGTAGTATTGGTCTACTTAGGATATCGCAAGATTTGTTCTTTAGCATAA